The DNA segment TCTTGAAACTAAAGACTTAAATGCAAGGAAGATGCTTGGTCCGGAGCAGTACCTGATGGACCCACGACCACGCGCACACTCATTTCTCGGCCGTTTCAATCACATGGCTTCAGCCGTGCAGTCGCGCAGTTTCCCCGGTTGAGCGGTGGCAGCTAAGGGCTCGAAGCCGCCCTGCGGCGGTGCAGCATGGCCCGCCGACTCTTCGAGGTCGACCATCGACACACTCGGCCCACAGTTGCCGGGCCCAGTCGATTTCACACTGCCTACGAACGAAGCCGACTTTTGGACGGCACTTGTCCGTGTTAATCTGAATTTAGAATGGCGACGCGCTAAAGCCTTTGACGCGGTTGGCAGTTTAATTAGGGGGCAGAGGTGACTGAAATCGTCGAAACTTGTCTTATGGATCTTCCAACCACAGATGATCCAAGAGAAATGCTGTTTTGGGTAGATCGTTGGGCGGCGGCTCTTTCGGATGATCCGGAAACTGTTCTGGAGCTCGTTGACACGCTGTCCGACGCTGACACAGAAAGCACCGATAACTGTCTTGCCCTTTTGTCGCGCATCCTGGACGAGGCGCGAATGAACCGTGAAAACGAGGGGTCGGGGCCGCGCGACTTTTTTCAGATCCTTGCTGAGGGCCTGGCAGAACGGACTGAGGAAGGTAAGCTTGGCGCTGAGACCTGCTTCCAACTTTGCCAGGCTTACCTGCGCTCCGGCCTCACACCCCCCGACCAGTTGCGCACGGCACCCGACGCTTTCGAGGCGCTTGCGGAAGACGAGATACCCGAGCTTCCGGATGTCGCGGACCTCGCGGAAGCGCTTGTCCCAGAGGGGTCCACGCCTTTTGAGACCTATACCGGGCTTCGTGAAATTGTCGGCGCCATGCCCGCTCAGATGACAACGGCATTTCTGACGCAGATGATTGGGCAAGGCGATCCACGCATGATTGCCGTGGGGCGGTACTTTCTACTTGATCCAGTTGCTGAGATGCGCGGGGCGGCCATCGCCGGGTTCGAGCTGCTTGCCGGAAACGCAAATGTGGATGCTGCCCTGCTGTCCGACCTTATCCTGATCCGTAACTGGCTGCCAAACGGCAAAGCGCTCGATACACTGATCAAGGCTGCGCTGCGACGGGAACCGTCAGGTGGAAATGTCCCGCGACCGTGGCAGCTTCACCGGGTGATGACGTCGCTTCCCGACGGCACCGGCTCGCAAAGCATTTTGGGCGTTTGTAGCCGTGGAGGTACGCGCGCGGTGGCCGCCGTAATGATCAAGGAAGGGCACGGGATAAAGGACGCGTATGTTATTCCTTGTACAAGCAGAGGGGATCAGAAAACCATCGTTGAGCAAATTGAACAAGTAATGACGATGCATGACGTGTTGCCTGCATACATCACCCCCGCCATTCGCTGCGCCCTTGCCGATGGGCAGGCGCGCGGTGCGGTAACCGCACAAGGTTTCTTGGATGTCGCACCGATGTTCGGCATTGGCGATGTAACGCCTCAACCAGGAGGGAACACGGCACTTTTCGCAGCTGTTGATCCGGACGGTGAGCTTGCGGCTCTATCAGACAACCGCCGAAGCCGGTTGATAAACAAGAGCAGAGACTGGTTCTCTGAGCACGACATCTCTAGCAGCTGGTTCGCCTCTGATGCCACTTTGATGGCAGCGCTAGAAGAGGCATCAAGCACCCACAGCGCAAATAAGATCGTCGCAGGGCGTCTTGAGGAGGGGCGTGAACGCTGGGCAAAACTCTTTGCCCGATCAGCGCTGATCTTGCGCCACGACCGCAGCGCTCCGCCTGAGGCGTGGATGAGCTTTGCCGTTGTTGCTCAGGCGCTGGAGGCTGGACAAGAGATCAAGAAAATACCCGTCTTTGAGGATATCTTGGGGCAAACGCTGGAAGTGGCGGCGGCGCGCGCGATGGACGATCTCGACGAAGATTTGGAATGGGATAACGGAGATTTTGAAACGCCTGAAATCGAGCCCGAACGACCGGGAGAACTGACCAAGTTGCTCAAGGGTAGCCCGCTCAAACCGGATCAGATCGATGGCTACCTCACCGCAGTTCTGATCGCGCCGGAATTCACGCCACCAAATGAGTGGCTGATGCCGCTGATGGACGGAATCGAGGTGAAGGGTCACGGCTCCATTCAGCGCATCCTCGACATCCTTATGTTGCGGTATGGCGCGCTGAACGAGGCTGTTATCCTCGGCGTGGTCGGCGTAGAGGTCACAGACTTGCCCCTGAAGCGCTTCCAGGCCTGGACCGAGGGCTTCGCGCAAGCGGTAGATGGCATCAAGGGCGCCTGGCCGAAACGAGCACTCAGCCGCAATGACAAGTCGGTTCTCAATCTGATTCGAAACGCCGCCACTGAGGACCTAACACCGACCTTGAAACCGTTCTTGCCCAGCTGGCTACAGATGACTGCCGTTAAATGGCGGGAAGATTTGTGAGTCTTGGCCGTCGACGGCTCACTTCGGACTACTGATGCGCCTTGGCAACCTTGCGTAGCGCCGCCTGTACCAACATCACTTACGGCCCAAAGCGGCCGGTCGGGATGACTACTGGGCCGCGGTGCAGCTTCCCTTGACCGGTCACTCAGGAGCGCCGTAGCGATTCTCACATGCCGGCCAAAGTCGCTGGTGAAAGACTTTGCGGTCGCTCAGATTGGATCTGAGCCGAAACGGTTTTCACCCTTGCTACCAGATGTTGCCCACCAGACAATCAACACAATCCACCCAATGATGGGCACAAACAATAGAAGTTGCCACCAACCACTGCGGTCAATGTCGTGCAAGCGACGAGCTCCAACCGCGATCGCCGGTAAGAAGGTTGCAAGCGAGAACACTGCGCTGATGGGGCCAAGCACTCCCCAATGGAAGCCCAAGATCATCGTGATAAGATCAGCTACGATGCCAGCAAGTGTCAAAAACAACATGAACCACCAGAATTCCGCTCGCCGCGCGCGTCCCCGAAATTGTGCGTATTTGGTAAAACAAACTTTTGTGGCATCAATCATATTCATTGCAAAGGTGTCCTGAGTGGCGCTGTGATTTTTATCAGTGCGTTACTCAAAGAAATTACAAGTTACAATGGAGACATCCATGAGGGTCAACCTCCAACGTTCCCGGCCCATTCCGGCCGATCGAGACGACCACTGCGGCGCGGTTTTCGCTGAACCGGTCACTCAGGAGAGATATGTCGCGCTGACTCTTGCAGAACAATGTCGCTGATGCGGGGCCTTCCGGTCGGTCGCTGCAT comes from the Roseinatronobacter monicus genome and includes:
- a CDS encoding DUF805 domain-containing protein; this encodes MNMIDATKVCFTKYAQFRGRARRAEFWWFMLFLTLAGIVADLITMILGFHWGVLGPISAVFSLATFLPAIAVGARRLHDIDRSGWWQLLLFVPIIGWIVLIVWWATSGSKGENRFGSDPI
- a CDS encoding UPF0149 family protein; protein product: MTEIVETCLMDLPTTDDPREMLFWVDRWAAALSDDPETVLELVDTLSDADTESTDNCLALLSRILDEARMNRENEGSGPRDFFQILAEGLAERTEEGKLGAETCFQLCQAYLRSGLTPPDQLRTAPDAFEALAEDEIPELPDVADLAEALVPEGSTPFETYTGLREIVGAMPAQMTTAFLTQMIGQGDPRMIAVGRYFLLDPVAEMRGAAIAGFELLAGNANVDAALLSDLILIRNWLPNGKALDTLIKAALRREPSGGNVPRPWQLHRVMTSLPDGTGSQSILGVCSRGGTRAVAAVMIKEGHGIKDAYVIPCTSRGDQKTIVEQIEQVMTMHDVLPAYITPAIRCALADGQARGAVTAQGFLDVAPMFGIGDVTPQPGGNTALFAAVDPDGELAALSDNRRSRLINKSRDWFSEHDISSSWFASDATLMAALEEASSTHSANKIVAGRLEEGRERWAKLFARSALILRHDRSAPPEAWMSFAVVAQALEAGQEIKKIPVFEDILGQTLEVAAARAMDDLDEDLEWDNGDFETPEIEPERPGELTKLLKGSPLKPDQIDGYLTAVLIAPEFTPPNEWLMPLMDGIEVKGHGSIQRILDILMLRYGALNEAVILGVVGVEVTDLPLKRFQAWTEGFAQAVDGIKGAWPKRALSRNDKSVLNLIRNAATEDLTPTLKPFLPSWLQMTAVKWREDL